One window of Streptomyces sp. FIT100 genomic DNA carries:
- a CDS encoding cytochrome P450 produces the protein MTTAVPDVFDPRVYAGGLPHEAFRTLREQRPVAWQDEYEVLGWPAGPGFWAVTRHADVVRVLKDAECFSSWLGATQIRDPDPADLPFVRRMMLNQDPPHHGRLRRLVSRAFTPKRIDRFTAAARDRARELLTAAREYGPVVDLVATVTDDYALLNLADLLGVPESDRGLLLGWTERVIAYQDPDEPPVLGADGRPVNPRSPAMLREMFAYAQELAAYKRRRPADDLMTALAAPGLSDAELEMFFFLLTVAGNDTVRSAAPGGLLALAEHPDEQRRLRAGEADVGTAVDELLRWHPPVLSFRRTAVRDTAIGGHRVRAGDKVVVFHASANYDERAFADPYRLDLSRSPNPHVSFGDGPHVCLGAHFARLQLRVLHEEVRATLPPLAVAGAPKRLVSNFINGIKALPIGLDRPRRGS, from the coding sequence ATGACCACCGCCGTTCCGGACGTGTTCGACCCGCGGGTCTACGCCGGCGGGCTGCCGCACGAGGCCTTCCGCACCCTGCGCGAGCAACGGCCCGTCGCCTGGCAGGACGAGTACGAGGTGCTCGGCTGGCCCGCCGGACCCGGGTTCTGGGCGGTCACCCGCCACGCCGACGTCGTGCGGGTGCTCAAGGACGCGGAGTGCTTCTCGTCCTGGCTCGGCGCGACGCAGATCCGCGACCCCGACCCCGCGGACCTGCCGTTCGTCCGCCGCATGATGCTCAACCAGGACCCGCCCCACCACGGCCGGCTGCGGCGGCTGGTCAGCCGTGCCTTCACCCCCAAGCGGATCGACCGCTTCACCGCGGCGGCGCGGGACCGCGCCCGGGAACTGCTGACCGCCGCCCGCGAGTACGGACCCGTCGTCGACCTGGTCGCCACCGTCACCGACGACTACGCCCTGCTCAACCTCGCCGATCTGCTCGGCGTACCGGAGAGCGACCGGGGGCTGCTGCTCGGCTGGACCGAGCGCGTCATCGCCTACCAGGACCCGGACGAGCCACCGGTCCTCGGCGCCGACGGGCGACCGGTCAACCCGCGCTCACCCGCCATGCTGCGGGAGATGTTCGCCTATGCGCAGGAACTCGCCGCGTACAAACGGCGCAGGCCCGCCGACGACCTCATGACCGCGCTCGCCGCGCCCGGACTCTCCGACGCCGAACTGGAGATGTTCTTCTTCCTGCTCACCGTCGCCGGCAACGACACCGTCCGCAGCGCCGCGCCCGGCGGCCTCCTGGCGCTCGCCGAACACCCCGACGAGCAGCGGCGGCTGCGGGCGGGGGAGGCGGACGTCGGCACGGCCGTCGACGAACTGCTGCGCTGGCACCCGCCGGTGCTCTCGTTCCGCCGCACGGCGGTCCGCGACACGGCCATCGGCGGGCACCGGGTGCGCGCGGGCGACAAGGTCGTCGTCTTCCACGCCTCCGCCAACTACGACGAACGCGCCTTCGCCGACCCGTACCGGCTCGATCTGTCCCGCTCGCCGAACCCGCACGTCTCGTTCGGCGACGGCCCGCACGTCTGCCTCGGCGCGCACTTCGCGCGCCTCCAGCTCCGTGTGCTGCACGAGGAGGTGCGGGCGACGCTGCCGCCCCTCGCCGTGGCCGGGGCGCCGAAGCGGCTCGTGTCCAACTTCATCAACGGGATCAAGGCACTGCCGATCGGCCTCGACCGGCCGCGGCGGGGGTCCTAG
- the ggt gene encoding gamma-glutamyltransferase encodes MRRSAARIVTIPAVALAVLSAGAAAPPGDRSPAAPGGSPVKTPVAVGYGGAVASVDADASAAGIEVLRRGGNAVDAAVATAAALGVTEPYSAGIGGGGFFVHYDAKSRQVRTIDGRETAPRSADASLFVENGKPVPFEEGVTSGLGVGTPGTPATWDAALAAWGSRPLRELLKPAERLAEDGFTVDATFRSQTQANEARFRDFPATSELFLPGGGLPVVGSVFKNPDLARTYEELGRKGTGALYRGAIARDIVNTVREPGVREGATRVVRPGDLTLQDLAAYETQRRLPTRVSYRGLDVYGMGPSSSGGTSVGEALNILERTDLSGVSEAKYLHRFIEASRIAFADRGRWVGDPAFEDVPVRELLSQRYADSRECLIRDDAVLTSPLAPGDPRNPAACGGGGTAAPTTYEGENTTHLTVADKWGNVVAYTLTIESTGGSGITVPGRGFLLNNELTDFSFVPANPAVHDPNLPGPGKRPRSSISPTIVLDDHGRPVLALGSPGGATIITTALQTLTGVVDRGLPLVDAIAAPRASQRNQATTELEPGLWDSPLRAELEALGHAFRANPEIGAATGVQRLPDGRWLAAAEKVRRGGGAAMVVRPAG; translated from the coding sequence ATGCGACGTAGTGCCGCTCGGATTGTCACGATTCCTGCCGTCGCGCTGGCGGTGCTGTCGGCGGGCGCCGCCGCCCCGCCGGGGGACCGGTCCCCGGCCGCGCCGGGCGGCTCGCCGGTGAAGACACCCGTGGCCGTCGGCTACGGAGGGGCGGTCGCGAGCGTCGACGCGGACGCGTCGGCGGCCGGTATCGAGGTCCTGCGCAGGGGCGGGAACGCCGTGGACGCGGCGGTGGCGACGGCCGCGGCGCTGGGCGTCACCGAGCCGTACTCGGCGGGCATCGGCGGGGGCGGCTTCTTCGTCCACTACGACGCGAAGTCCCGCCAGGTCCGCACCATCGACGGGCGGGAGACGGCCCCTCGCTCCGCGGACGCGTCCCTGTTCGTCGAGAACGGCAAGCCCGTACCCTTCGAGGAGGGCGTGACCAGCGGTCTCGGCGTCGGCACCCCGGGCACCCCGGCGACCTGGGACGCGGCGCTCGCGGCATGGGGGAGCCGCCCGCTGCGGGAGCTGCTGAAGCCGGCGGAACGCCTGGCGGAGGACGGCTTCACCGTGGACGCGACGTTCCGCTCCCAGACCCAGGCGAACGAGGCCCGCTTCCGGGACTTCCCCGCCACCTCCGAGCTGTTCCTGCCCGGCGGCGGGCTGCCGGTGGTCGGGTCGGTCTTCAAGAACCCCGACCTCGCACGCACGTACGAGGAGCTCGGGCGCAAGGGGACGGGGGCGCTGTACCGGGGTGCCATCGCCCGGGACATCGTGAACACCGTGCGCGAGCCCGGTGTCCGCGAGGGCGCGACACGGGTCGTGCGGCCCGGCGACCTGACGCTCCAGGACCTCGCGGCGTACGAGACGCAGCGCAGGCTGCCGACGAGGGTGTCGTACCGCGGGCTCGACGTGTACGGGATGGGCCCCTCGTCGTCGGGCGGCACGAGCGTGGGCGAAGCGCTGAACATCCTGGAGCGGACCGACCTCTCCGGCGTCTCCGAGGCGAAGTACCTGCACCGGTTCATCGAGGCGAGCCGCATCGCCTTCGCCGACCGCGGACGCTGGGTCGGCGACCCGGCCTTCGAGGACGTGCCGGTGCGGGAGCTGCTCTCGCAGCGGTACGCCGACTCGCGCGAGTGCCTCATCCGCGACGACGCCGTGCTGACCAGCCCGCTCGCACCGGGGGACCCGCGCAACCCCGCGGCCTGCGGCGGCGGGGGGACGGCGGCGCCGACGACGTACGAGGGCGAGAACACGACGCATCTGACGGTCGCCGACAAGTGGGGCAACGTCGTCGCGTACACGCTGACGATCGAGTCGACCGGCGGCAGCGGGATCACCGTGCCCGGACGGGGCTTCCTGCTCAACAACGAGCTGACCGACTTCTCCTTCGTCCCGGCGAACCCGGCCGTGCACGACCCGAACCTGCCGGGGCCGGGCAAGCGGCCACGCTCCTCGATCTCCCCGACCATCGTGCTGGACGACCACGGCCGGCCGGTGCTGGCGCTCGGCTCGCCGGGCGGCGCGACGATCATCACGACGGCGCTGCAGACGCTGACGGGTGTCGTGGACCGCGGTCTGCCCCTGGTCGACGCGATCGCGGCGCCGCGGGCGAGCCAGCGCAACCAGGCGACGACGGAGCTGGAGCCGGGGCTGTGGGACAGCCCGCTGCGGGCGGAGCTGGAGGCGCTGGGCCACGCGTTCCGGGCGAACCCGGAGATCGGGGCGGCGACCGGGGTGCAGCGGCTGCCGGACGGCCGCTGGCTGGCGGCGGCGGAGAAGGTCCGCAGGGGCGGCGGCGCGGCGATGGTGGTCCGCCCCGCGGGATGA
- a CDS encoding ferredoxin, with product MRLVVDLNRCQGYAQCAFLAPDVFAMHGDESLLYNPDADEAQREYVERAVAACPVQAILVDQVETPAGAAAGAATSAQEAPRER from the coding sequence GTGAGGCTTGTCGTCGATCTCAACCGCTGCCAGGGGTACGCGCAGTGCGCGTTCCTGGCCCCCGACGTCTTCGCCATGCACGGCGACGAGTCGCTGCTGTACAACCCGGACGCCGACGAGGCACAGCGCGAGTACGTCGAGCGCGCCGTCGCCGCCTGCCCGGTCCAGGCCATCCTGGTGGACCAGGTGGAGACCCCGGCCGGAGCCGCAGCCGGAGCCGCAACATCCGCCCAGGAGGCACCCCGTGAGCGTTGA
- a CDS encoding NAD(P)/FAD-dependent oxidoreductase yields MSVDGFLQRLRSEGRIVVVGASLAGLRAAETLRAEGFTGTLTLIGDEPYEPYDRPPLSKQVLLGRASAEHTALPRRRAIDAEWRLGVPATGLDMAAKRVRLADGDEVPYDRLLIATGVRARPWPNEAEAGLDGVFVLRTRDDAVALQRRLAEEPRRVFVIGAGFTGSEIASACHERGLPVTVAERGDAPLVGALGGVVGRVAAELQREHGVDLRTGVMVTRLEGDSAGRVRAAHLSDGSEVEADVVVVSLGATRNTEWLAGSGLGAGPRGIACDAGCRAFDIRGIVTDDIFVAGDVARSPHPLFGYQFLSLEHWGNAVSQAEIAAHNMLSDSVDRRPHMWVPAFWSSQFGVSIKSVGVPSMGTEILIAQGALAERRFTGVYGYQGRVIGAVTFDQTRWLEFYQHLIETTAPFPPPFPTVDRRSDGQRPLPADFPDPSVPTHGPTVTLSGYSPADRRITFTPGRH; encoded by the coding sequence GTGAGCGTTGACGGATTCCTCCAGCGGCTCAGGAGCGAGGGCCGGATCGTCGTCGTGGGTGCGTCACTGGCCGGCCTCAGGGCCGCCGAGACCCTGCGCGCCGAGGGCTTCACCGGCACCCTCACGCTCATCGGCGACGAACCGTACGAGCCGTACGACCGGCCCCCGCTGTCCAAGCAGGTGCTCCTCGGCAGGGCGAGCGCGGAGCACACCGCCCTGCCGAGGCGCCGTGCCATCGACGCGGAGTGGCGTCTCGGCGTGCCGGCCACCGGCCTCGACATGGCAGCCAAGCGGGTGCGGCTGGCCGACGGCGACGAGGTCCCGTACGACCGGCTGCTGATCGCGACCGGCGTGCGCGCCCGGCCGTGGCCGAACGAGGCGGAGGCCGGCCTCGACGGGGTCTTCGTGCTGCGCACCCGCGACGACGCGGTGGCGCTCCAGCGCCGGCTCGCGGAGGAGCCCCGCCGGGTCTTCGTCATCGGCGCCGGTTTCACCGGCTCGGAGATCGCCTCCGCCTGCCATGAGCGCGGACTGCCCGTCACCGTTGCCGAACGGGGCGACGCGCCCCTGGTCGGCGCGCTCGGCGGGGTCGTCGGCCGGGTCGCCGCGGAGCTCCAGCGCGAGCACGGCGTCGACCTGCGCACCGGTGTCATGGTCACCAGGCTGGAGGGGGACTCGGCCGGCCGGGTCCGCGCCGCCCATCTCTCCGACGGCAGCGAGGTCGAGGCCGATGTCGTCGTGGTGTCCCTCGGCGCGACCCGCAACACCGAATGGCTCGCCGGTTCCGGGCTCGGCGCGGGCCCCCGCGGCATCGCCTGCGACGCCGGCTGCCGGGCCTTCGACATCCGCGGCATCGTCACCGACGACATCTTCGTGGCCGGCGACGTGGCACGCTCCCCGCACCCGCTCTTCGGGTACCAGTTCCTGTCACTGGAGCACTGGGGCAACGCGGTCAGCCAGGCCGAGATCGCCGCGCACAACATGCTCAGCGACAGCGTCGACCGCCGCCCCCACATGTGGGTCCCGGCGTTCTGGTCCTCGCAGTTCGGGGTGAGCATCAAGTCCGTCGGCGTGCCGTCCATGGGTACGGAGATCCTCATCGCCCAAGGCGCCCTCGCCGAGCGCCGGTTCACCGGCGTGTACGGCTACCAGGGCCGCGTCATCGGCGCCGTCACCTTCGACCAGACCCGCTGGCTGGAGTTCTACCAGCACCTCATCGAGACGACCGCGCCGTTCCCGCCGCCGTTCCCCACCGTCGACCGGCGCTCCGACGGACAGCGCCCCCTCCCGGCCGACTTCCCGGACCCGTCGGTGCCCACGCACGGGCCCACCGTCACCCTCAGCGGGTACTCGCCGGCCGACCGGCGCATCACCTTCACCCCCGGCCGTCACTGA
- a CDS encoding cytochrome P450 has product MTQASLLRQIIDYSNRPNPYPLYAELRNTPVVREPDGAYVVSTYWEIESLLHDPRVSSDARNLSVPPTDDLSEPEAQSALPPSFIRLDPPEHDRLRRMANRSFGPPHSPRRINDMRGELAEIVTGLIDGIGDTSRFDLVDQFSYPFPVTVICRLLGVPREDEPRFRTWVDTLVTGLDPRRGDDEAERNRVSNEARTQLGMYLAGLVEERRKKPGDDMLSQLTTGTHGADGSMTTIEVITTSVLLLIAGHETTVNLITNGMLTLLRHPEVLQRLREDPAYSVPIVEELLRYEPPVQLLPNRTVLTDVDICGVTIPKGASLWLVVASGNRDPKRFSDPETFDPDRGDIQHLGFGSGIHSCFGAPLARLEAQLALSELARRLDNPRLLEDPPEYRQSAVLRGPRHLALACDGIRP; this is encoded by the coding sequence ATGACGCAAGCCTCGCTCCTGCGGCAGATCATCGACTACTCCAACCGCCCGAACCCGTATCCGCTGTACGCGGAGCTCCGCAATACGCCGGTGGTGCGCGAGCCGGACGGCGCCTATGTCGTCAGCACGTACTGGGAGATCGAGAGTCTGCTCCACGATCCGCGGGTCAGCTCCGACGCCCGCAACCTGTCCGTACCGCCCACCGACGACCTCTCGGAGCCGGAGGCGCAGTCGGCGCTGCCGCCGAGCTTCATCCGCCTCGACCCCCCGGAGCACGACCGGCTGCGCCGGATGGCGAACCGCTCCTTCGGGCCGCCGCACTCCCCGCGCCGCATCAACGACATGCGCGGCGAGCTCGCCGAGATCGTCACCGGACTGATCGACGGCATCGGGGACACGAGCCGGTTCGACCTCGTCGACCAGTTCTCGTACCCCTTTCCCGTGACCGTGATCTGCCGGCTGCTCGGCGTGCCGCGTGAGGACGAGCCGCGCTTCCGCACCTGGGTGGACACGCTGGTCACCGGTCTCGACCCGCGCAGGGGCGACGACGAGGCCGAACGGAACCGGGTCTCGAACGAGGCCAGGACGCAGCTGGGCATGTATCTGGCCGGACTGGTCGAGGAGCGCCGCAAGAAGCCCGGCGACGACATGCTGTCCCAGCTGACGACCGGCACCCACGGTGCGGACGGCTCCATGACGACGATCGAGGTCATCACCACCTCGGTCCTGCTGCTGATCGCCGGCCACGAGACGACGGTCAACCTGATCACCAACGGGATGCTCACCCTGCTGCGCCACCCGGAGGTGCTCCAGCGGCTGCGCGAGGATCCGGCCTACTCCGTGCCCATCGTCGAGGAACTGCTGCGCTACGAGCCCCCGGTGCAGCTGCTGCCGAACCGCACGGTCCTCACGGACGTCGACATCTGCGGTGTCACGATCCCCAAGGGCGCCTCGCTCTGGCTCGTCGTGGCCTCCGGCAACCGGGACCCGAAGCGCTTCAGCGACCCCGAGACCTTCGATCCGGACCGCGGGGACATCCAGCACCTCGGCTTCGGCAGCGGCATCCACAGCTGCTTCGGGGCGCCGCTCGCCCGGCTGGAGGCGCAGCTCGCACTGAGCGAGCTGGCCCGCAGGCTGGACAACCCCCGGCTGCTGGAGGATCCGCCGGAGTACCGGCAGAGCGCGGTGCTCCGAGGCCCCCGCCATCTGGCCCTGGCCTGCGACGGCATCCGCCCCTGA
- the map gene encoding type I methionyl aminopeptidase has translation MVEIKTDASLDAMRAAGRVVAEALAAVRDRAATGVTLRDLDESARAVLREAGAGSPFLHYRPDWAPTPFPAVVCASVNDAIVHGVPDGYRLRDGDLVSIDCGAVLDGWVGDSAISFTVGRPRPADVRLVDTAYEALDAGIAAAVVGNRIGDISHAIGRVCRAAGYGILSGFGGHGVGRTMHEDPGVPNEGRPGRGMPLRHGMVLAIEPMLIGGGGDGYWTDRDGWTLRTTDGSRAAHAEHTVAITDEGPRILTAP, from the coding sequence ATGGTGGAGATCAAGACAGATGCGTCACTGGACGCCATGCGGGCCGCCGGGCGGGTCGTCGCCGAGGCGCTCGCCGCCGTACGGGACCGCGCCGCCACGGGCGTCACACTGCGGGACCTGGACGAGAGCGCGCGAGCCGTGCTGCGCGAGGCGGGCGCCGGCTCGCCGTTCCTGCACTACCGGCCGGACTGGGCCCCCACACCGTTCCCCGCCGTCGTCTGCGCGTCCGTCAACGACGCGATCGTGCACGGCGTCCCGGACGGCTACCGGCTGCGCGACGGCGACCTCGTGAGCATCGACTGCGGCGCGGTCCTGGACGGCTGGGTCGGCGACTCGGCGATCAGTTTCACCGTCGGCCGGCCCCGCCCGGCGGACGTCCGACTCGTCGACACGGCGTACGAGGCGCTGGACGCGGGCATCGCCGCCGCGGTCGTCGGCAATCGCATCGGCGACATCTCCCATGCGATCGGCCGGGTCTGCCGGGCCGCCGGATACGGCATCCTGTCCGGCTTCGGCGGGCACGGCGTGGGCCGGACGATGCACGAGGACCCGGGCGTCCCCAACGAGGGCCGCCCCGGCCGCGGCATGCCGCTGCGCCACGGGATGGTGCTCGCGATCGAGCCGATGCTGATCGGGGGCGGCGGCGACGGCTACTGGACCGATCGCGACGGGTGGACGCTGCGGACGACCGACGGTTCCCGCGCGGCCCACGCCGAGCACACGGTGGCGATCACGGACGAGGGGCCCCGGATCCTCACCGCGCCGTAG
- a CDS encoding helix-turn-helix domain-containing protein, with product MVRTPLTPEERERGERLGRLLREARGSRSMVEVAAAAGVSAETLRKIETGRAPTPAFFTVAALAGALGLSMDELMARCALVPV from the coding sequence ATGGTGCGCACCCCTCTCACCCCCGAAGAGCGTGAACGCGGCGAGCGGCTCGGCCGGTTGCTCCGCGAGGCGCGCGGCTCCCGCAGCATGGTGGAGGTCGCGGCCGCCGCCGGAGTCTCCGCCGAGACCCTGCGCAAGATCGAGACGGGCCGTGCGCCGACGCCCGCCTTCTTCACCGTCGCGGCACTGGCGGGGGCACTGGGCCTGTCCATGGACGAGCTCATGGCGCGCTGTGCCCTCGTGCCCGTGTGA
- a CDS encoding PPOX class F420-dependent oxidoreductase encodes MDLQELARAKYVSLTTFRKDGTGVATPVWFAVDAGVLYVWTRSDSWKVKRLRRDDRVTLTACDVRGRIAPGAEQAEGTARLLDGDQLKRVRGLLARKYTWQFWLVDRPAALVRLGKRPHTGIAVTPRTR; translated from the coding sequence ATGGACCTCCAGGAGCTCGCCCGCGCCAAGTACGTCAGCCTCACCACCTTCCGCAAGGACGGCACGGGCGTCGCCACGCCCGTCTGGTTCGCCGTCGACGCCGGTGTGCTGTACGTCTGGACCCGCTCCGACTCGTGGAAGGTCAAACGGCTGCGCCGGGACGACCGCGTGACCCTCACCGCGTGCGATGTGCGCGGCCGGATCGCGCCGGGCGCGGAGCAGGCGGAGGGTACGGCGCGACTGCTGGACGGCGATCAGCTGAAGCGGGTCCGCGGTCTCCTCGCCCGCAAGTACACCTGGCAGTTCTGGCTCGTCGACCGGCCGGCCGCCCTGGTGCGCCTCGGCAAGCGCCCGCACACGGGTATCGCGGTGACGCCGCGGACACGTTGA
- a CDS encoding UL36 very large tegument protein yields the protein MAVYQLPVEVRAFAQYLRELTERLDRDGGWYGVFRQRDPDGLLACLKGAEVPPWDVVESLLDDLAAAGGGEDVHRRRTAQGRALHAAAAAAHDRRPGGREALRQRLELMRRAQAHAMERGDTLLRQLAAVAEDSPEYQRLANELSWTNDDHTRATARVAELAARIAALPADTLSDPHPQPGWGRPRPGSGQPAAAEAAPGEGAGLRAAPASGLPGVPASGVSAEARTPEPGPAGDPYVPSPAGFPDAWFRDGETGGGSPAEGQAEAGGPAQAPRRRGGAGKRRPRGARYAWLDVEDDDGEQAGGGEAVAVPVLPVADVRPRGARFGGGEREQDTGTDTGTAEPAAASAASADAHRAATETVAALLRLRAGGRSGEAHALLCEAAVRPSGWLPVLAAELNRAGLGADWATLLWEAASLPPERLAEAAGALAAAGRPEDCGQLLRQGVARPAAEIAHAVLALTDAGGRSEADALLAAFVRARTPEDAAQLAATDPRRLVPHLLSAARAVSGDRERDLAHALRVAGFVSA from the coding sequence ATGGCGGTCTATCAACTCCCCGTGGAAGTGAGGGCGTTCGCTCAGTACCTGAGGGAGCTGACGGAGCGCCTCGACCGGGACGGCGGCTGGTACGGCGTCTTCCGGCAGCGAGACCCTGACGGGCTCCTCGCGTGCCTGAAGGGCGCGGAGGTCCCGCCCTGGGACGTGGTGGAGTCGCTGCTCGACGACCTCGCGGCGGCGGGCGGCGGCGAGGACGTGCACCGGCGCAGGACGGCGCAGGGCCGGGCCCTGCACGCGGCGGCCGCCGCCGCCCACGACCGCCGCCCCGGCGGCCGCGAGGCCCTCCGGCAGCGCCTGGAGCTGATGCGCCGCGCGCAGGCGCACGCGATGGAGCGCGGCGACACGCTGCTGCGGCAACTGGCCGCCGTGGCCGAGGACAGCCCGGAGTACCAGCGCCTCGCGAACGAACTGTCGTGGACCAACGACGACCACACCCGCGCGACCGCGCGGGTCGCCGAACTGGCCGCCCGTATCGCGGCGCTGCCCGCGGACACGTTGAGCGATCCGCACCCGCAGCCGGGTTGGGGCCGGCCACGGCCCGGCTCCGGGCAGCCGGCCGCCGCGGAGGCCGCCCCCGGGGAGGGGGCCGGGCTCCGGGCCGCCCCGGCCTCCGGCCTGCCGGGGGTGCCGGCTTCCGGGGTCTCCGCCGAGGCGCGGACGCCGGAGCCCGGCCCGGCCGGCGACCCCTACGTGCCGTCCCCGGCCGGGTTCCCCGACGCGTGGTTCCGTGACGGCGAAACCGGCGGGGGAAGCCCGGCCGAGGGGCAGGCGGAGGCCGGCGGGCCCGCACAGGCGCCCAGGCGGCGCGGTGGTGCCGGGAAGCGGCGGCCGCGCGGGGCGCGGTACGCCTGGCTGGACGTGGAGGACGACGACGGCGAGCAGGCAGGCGGCGGCGAGGCCGTCGCCGTGCCCGTACTGCCCGTGGCCGACGTACGGCCGCGCGGGGCGCGGTTCGGCGGGGGAGAACGCGAGCAGGACACCGGGACGGACACCGGGACGGCGGAACCGGCGGCCGCATCCGCCGCTTCCGCGGACGCGCACCGCGCCGCCACCGAGACCGTCGCCGCGCTCCTGCGGCTGCGCGCCGGCGGCCGCAGCGGCGAGGCGCACGCCCTGCTCTGCGAGGCCGCCGTGCGTCCGTCCGGCTGGCTGCCGGTGCTCGCGGCCGAGCTGAACCGCGCCGGACTCGGCGCCGACTGGGCGACCCTGCTCTGGGAGGCCGCGTCGCTGCCGCCCGAGCGGCTCGCCGAGGCCGCGGGCGCGCTCGCCGCGGCGGGCAGGCCGGAGGACTGCGGGCAACTGCTGCGCCAGGGCGTCGCCCGCCCGGCAGCCGAGATCGCCCACGCCGTGCTCGCCCTCACCGACGCCGGCGGGCGCAGCGAGGCCGACGCCCTCCTCGCCGCGTTCGTCCGGGCCCGTACCCCCGAGGACGCCGCCCAGCTCGCCGCCACCGATCCGCGCAGGCTCGTCCCGCACCTGCTCTCCGCGGCCCGTGCGGTCTCCGGTGACCGGGAGCGCGATCTCGCCCACGCGCTGCGTGTCGCAGGATTCGTAAGCGCCTGA
- a CDS encoding nitrilase-related carbon-nitrogen hydrolase: MTNVVRAALVQATWTGDTESMIAKHEEHAREAARQGAKVIGFQEVFNAPYFCQVQEAEHYRWAEPVPDGPTVLRMRDLARETGMVIVVPVFEIEGSGFYYNTAAVIDADGTYLGKYRKHHIPQVKGFWEKYYFKPGNAGWPVFDTAVGRVGVYICYDRHFPEGWRQLGLNGAQLVYNPSATSRGLSGYLWQLEQPAAAVANEYFIAAINRVGQEEYGDNDFYGTSYFVDPRGQFVGDVASDKEEELLVRDLDFGLIEHVRQQWAFYRDRRPDAYDGLVRP, from the coding sequence ATGACCAACGTCGTACGCGCCGCACTGGTCCAGGCGACCTGGACCGGCGACACCGAATCGATGATCGCCAAGCACGAGGAGCACGCCCGTGAGGCGGCCCGGCAGGGTGCCAAGGTCATCGGCTTCCAGGAGGTCTTCAACGCGCCGTACTTCTGCCAGGTGCAGGAGGCGGAGCACTACCGCTGGGCCGAGCCCGTCCCGGACGGCCCCACGGTGCTGCGCATGCGCGACCTCGCCCGGGAGACCGGCATGGTGATCGTCGTCCCCGTCTTCGAGATCGAGGGCTCCGGCTTCTACTACAACACCGCGGCGGTGATCGACGCCGACGGCACCTACCTCGGCAAGTACCGCAAGCACCACATCCCTCAGGTCAAGGGCTTCTGGGAGAAGTACTACTTCAAGCCGGGCAACGCCGGCTGGCCCGTCTTCGACACCGCCGTCGGCAGAGTCGGCGTGTACATCTGCTACGACCGCCACTTCCCCGAGGGCTGGCGCCAGCTCGGCCTCAACGGCGCCCAGTTGGTGTACAACCCGTCCGCGACCTCCCGCGGCCTGTCCGGCTACCTGTGGCAGCTGGAGCAGCCCGCGGCCGCCGTCGCCAACGAGTACTTCATCGCCGCGATCAACCGCGTCGGCCAGGAGGAGTACGGCGACAACGACTTCTACGGCACCAGCTACTTCGTCGACCCGCGCGGCCAGTTCGTCGGCGACGTGGCGAGCGACAAGGAGGAGGAACTGCTCGTCAGGGACCTCGACTTCGGACTGATCGAGCACGTGCGGCAGCAGTGGGCGTTCTACCGCGACCGCAGGCCCGACGCCTACGACGGGCTGGTGCGGCCGTGA